CTTTCTTCGCTTGAGGCGATCTGGATATGACCGAAGAAGCAGAAACCAAGGTTGAGGCCGCTACCCCCGATGCGCCGGTGCGCATCGAGACGGTGCACACGAGCAATTCGCTGCCCGAAGACGAAGTCGCCCGCATCACGGCCGACCTCATCGGCGCGCTCAAGACGGTCTACGATCCGGAAATCCCAGTCGACATCTACGAGCTCGGCCTCGTCTACAAGGTCGATCTCGACGACAACCGGAACCTCACCATCGACATGACGTTGACCGCTCCGGGCTGCCCCGTCGCTGGCGAGATGCCCGGCTGGGTGCAGAACGCCGCCAGCGCCGTCGAGGGCATCCAGGACGTGACCGTCAACATGGTCTTCGATCCGCCGTGGACGCCCGACCGCATGAGCGAGGAAGCCCAGGTCGCGCTCAACTGGTGGTAGGCAAACCGGGCGCGACATGCTATATCGTCATCTAACGATGGATGGTGAGATATGCCCTTCAAGATCATGAGCCTGAGCGATGCCGCCGCTGAGCGCATCCGCGAAATCATGGAAGACAGCGATGAGCCGGTCATCGGCGTGCGCGTCGGCGTCAAGAACGCCGGCTGCGCGGGCATGGCCTATACGCTGAATTACCTCAAGGAACCCGTGCCCGGCGACGACCACGTCGCCGAAAAGGGCGTGGATGTGTATGTGGAGCCCAAGGCCACCCTGTTCCTCCTCGGAACGGTGATGGACTACAAGGAGAGCAAGATGAGCTCCGGCTTCACGTTCGACAATCCCAACAAGACTGGCGAATGCGGCTGCGGCGAAAGCGTCCAGCTCAAGCCCGCCGACCTCAAGGCGTTGGCCGAAGCCCGCGCTCAGGTCTGATTTGGTCTGAAGTTGCCTGCTTTGGGTACATTCGTGCCCATTCCCCCCAACTTCCCCGGCGAAAGCCGGGGCCCATGGATTTCTCAACTGGCTTCGGGTTCGTTGCTGGGCCCCGGCCTTTCGCCGGGAAGTCCATAGAGTTGAGCCCCCCTCAGCCCTTTCTGCCCTGCGCGAAATATGCCAATAGTCCGGCGCGCTCTTCAAAACGGAAATCGGGAGAAATGACGTTGACGACGAACAGCTTGCGAGCGGTGACCATTGTTCCGCCGCAGGGCCCGCTCTACGGGCGCGTCACCCCGCCGGGCTCCAAGTCCATCACCAATCGTGCTCTGCTGCTGGCGGCGCTCGCCAAGGGCCGCAGTGTCCTCACCGGCGCGCTCAAGAGCAAGGACACGATTCTGATGTCCGCCGCGCTCCGGCAGATGGGCGTCGAAGTCAACGAGCCCAACGAAACCACGTTCGAGGTCATCAGCTCCGGCCGCCTCAAGGCGCCGGGCAAGCCGCTCTTCCTCGGCAATGCCGGCACCGCCGTGCGTTTCCTCACCGCCGCAGCCGCTACCGTGGATGGCGCCGTGATCGTCGATGGCGACGAGCACATGCGCAAGCGTCCCATCGCGCCGCTGGTCGCGGCTCTGCGCTCGCTCGGTATCGTCGCCAATGCTCCCACCGATTGTCCGCCCGTCACCATCCAGGGCCGCGGCTCGTTCGGGTCGGGCAGGGTGGAGATCGATGCCGGCCTTTCCAGCCAGTACGTGTCCGCGCTCCTGATGGCCGCGCCGCTCGGCGATGGCCCCATCGAGATCGCGCTCACCGGCCCCGATATCGGTGCCCGCGGCTATGTGAACCTCACGGTCGCCGCCATGAAGGCTTTTGGTGCCGAAGTCGACCAGAAGGATGAGGCCACCTGGTTCGTCCTGCCGACCGGCTATCACGCCACGGACTTCGCCATCGAGCCCGATGCCTCTGCCGCCACCTATCTCTGGGCGGCCAGCGCGCTCACCGGCGGCGATATCGATCTGGGCGTGCCCATGGAGGCCTTCACCCAGCCCGATGCCGAGGCTGCCCGCTACATCTCGATGTTCCCGAACCTGCCGCCTGTCATCGACGGCTCGCAGATGCAGGACGCCGTGCCGACGCTCGCCGTGCTCGCGGCCTTCAACAAGACACCCGTCCGCTTCGTCGGCATCTCGAACCTGCGCGTCAAGGAATGCGACCGCATCTCCGCCGTCGCCACCGAACTCTCGCGCATCCGCCCGGGCCTGGGCACGGAAGAGGGAGACGACCTCATCGTCGCCTCCGATCCGTCACTCGCCGGCCAGACGCTGCCCGCCGACATCGAAACCTATGCCGACCACCGCATCGCCATGAGCTTCGCCCTGGCCGGCCTCAAGATCAACGGCATCACGATCCTGGACCCGGATTGCGTCGGCAAGACCTATCCCGGCTATTGGGACGCCCTGCGGTCGCTGAAGGTCGACGTGAAGCCCGCCTGAGGTCGGCTCGAACGCGAAGAGAAATCAGAGGTGCGCCCCGGCGCACCTTTTTGTTTGCGGGTGGGTAGGGAGGCAGCAGGCGCGAGCCCTCGAAACTTATCCCCTCAGTTCCGGCCGGCCCCATACTCCCAGAGCCGCGCTCGCAAAGCGCATCACTTCAGCCGTAGGAGGCCACCCGAAAACAATCGCTCAAATCACCGCAAATCGTCGCAAAACCCGCGAAAGATCGCAAAAGATGACCCGAAATTGAGTCAAAATTTAACGATTTGACGGCGACCAGAGTAGATGATGATCTGTAATATCAATGTGTTAGCGGGGCATCTTCCCACAAAACAACCGAAAAAACGCTGCTAAATCTGCGTGAAACAAAAATGTTTCACGACGCCGGTCAGGCGGCTTCCTGGGGATCGCGCTTTTCGGCGTGCTCAGGCGCGGCGAGGCCGATCTCGCCCACCACGCAATTGCGGCCCGAATGCTTGGCCGCATAGAGGCAGCGGTCGGCGCGTTCGAGCAGCGAGGAGGGTGTGTCGCCCGGGCGGTAGCTGGCGACGCCGAACGAGGCGGTGATCCGTCCCAGCTTCTCGTTGGTGGAGCGTTTGAGCAGCTCCTTGGCCTGCAGCGCCTTGCGGACGTTCTCGGCTACGTGCAGCGCCGCCGCATAGTCGGTCGAGGGCAGGATGGCCGCAAACTCTTCGCCGCCGTAGCGGGCCGCCAGGTCTTTGCCCTTGATGTTGGATTTCAAGGTCATGGCAACCAGCCGCAATACCTGGTCGCCGGTCTGGTGGCCGTAGGTGTCGTTGAACTGCTTGAACTGGTCGATATCGATCATCACCAGCGAGAGCGGCTCGCCATAGGTCGCCGCTTCCGCCATGGCCTTTGTCAGGCCCTCGTCGAAGCACTTGCGGTTGAAGATCTTGGTGAGGGGATCGAGCATGGACTCCTTGCGCGCCTCATCGAGGTCGCGCTGGAGAGCCGACAGGTCGTCGCGGGCCGCTTCGAGCTTCTGCTCGAGCTTGTGGTTGGTGTCCTGCATCCGCTGCGTCTCGGCCAGCAGCTGCCGCGCCATCTCGCGCAGCGCCTCCGGCGAGATGGCATCGCTGATGCCATCGGTCACCGATTGCAGGGTCGCCGAGAAGGAATTGGCATTGCCCAGTGCCGCGTCGATCGCGTCGTGCACGGCCTCGATGCGGTGCGACATGCGCTCGGAGACGCTGTTGAGCCGCTCATGCGCGTCATGCGCCTTGAGGAACTCGTCGTAGAGCTTGGTGGCCAGGTCGTGATCGGGCGTGGCGCCGGACTGGAAGATGGCGTTGATCCGCGCGTTCAGCTGCGGGTTGGCGCCGGTCGCATAGGTATAGAGGAGTTCATAGAATTGAGGGTAGGGCGGAATGCGCCCGCGGTGGAGCAGGTCGAGTGCAGTGTTGGCGTAGCCAAACGCGCGCTTGAATTCCTGTTCAGACACGGCCCCTCGCCCTTCTGGACGCTTCCCCATAGCACGTCCATTGTCCAACCCATTCGTTTAAGGGGGCGTAAAAGCGCCCCCCAAACTACATAGAATAAATAGTTCTCTTTTGCGCTTAAGAAGAGCGCCACAGAAATATGCGGTGTAGTACTGATCAGCGGCCCGTAGAGCGCAGAAGGAATGCCGGTACCGGCCCCTCTGTCCCGAACGGAGAATTCGCGTCGACGCCCGTAACTTTGTCGGGGCGTGGTGCCTTCGACTTGCGCGGGCTGCTTGGCGCAGCTTCTTCTTTTTCGGGCTTGCTGATCTTGACGTCTTCCGCCGGTGCGCTGCCCCTGCGGGAACGCGAGCGGCTCGGCCTTGCAGGCTTGGCCTCGTCCTGGGCGGAGTTATCCCGTGCGGCGGCGGCAGGCTTGCCGTCGACGTAGGGGATCTCGCGCTGGATGAGCTTGGTGATCGCGTCGATATGCTTGGCGTCCGAAGGCGCCACCAGCGTCACGGCCACACCCGAGCGGCCGGCACGGCCGGTACGGCCGATGCGGTGCACATAGTCTTCGGCGTGGGTCGGTGCGTCGAAGTTGAAGACGTGGCTCACCGCCGGAATATCGAGGCCGCGCGCGGCGACATCCGAAGCCACCAGCAGGGTGAGCTTGTTGTTCTTGAACTGCTCGAGCGTTTCCATGCGGCTCTTCTGGTCCATGTCCCCATGCAGGGCGCCGACCGAGAAGCCGTGGCGTTGCAGCGAGCGGGCGAGGGTCGCCACGTCGCGCTTGCGGTTCGAAAAGATGATGGCGTTGGTGAGGTTCTCGGCGGCGCGCAGCTGCTGGCGCAGCGTCTCGCGCTTGTCCTCCGGCTTGTTGCCGGTCTTCACCAGTCGCTGGTCGATAGTCTCGGCCGTCGAATTCTGGCGGGCCACTTCAACCTTCACCGGGTCGCGCAGGAAGCGCGCAGTCAGCTTCTGGATTTCCGGCGGCATGGTCGCCGAGAAGAACAGGGTCTGGCGGCGCGGCGGCAGCAGCGAGATGATGCGCTCGATATCGGGGATGAAGCCCATATCGAGCATGCGGTCGGCCTCGTCGATGACGAGGATGTCCACGCCCGTCAGCAGCACGCGGCCGCGATCGAACTGGTCGAGCAGGCGGCCGGGCGTGGCGATGAGTACATCGGCGCCGCGGTCGAGCTTCTTGTTCTGTTCTTCGAACGACACGCCGCCGATAAGCAGCGCTACGGAGAGCCGATGGTTCTTGCCGTACTTCTCGAAGTTCTCATGCACCTGGGCCGCCAGTTCGCGCGTGGGCTCAAGGATGAGGGTACGCGGCATGCGCGCACGGGCGCGGCCGCTTTCGAGCAGCGTGAGCATAGGCAGCACAAAGGAAGCGGTCTTGCCGGTTCCTGTCTGCGCAATACCGATCAGGTCCTTCTTTTGAAGAACGTGGGGTATGGCCTGGGCCTGAATGTCGGTGGGCTTAGTGTACCCCGCGGCGGCAACGGCATCCGTCACCTTGCTACTGAGGCCAAGCCCAGAAAAGTCTTGGGTCAAATCTTATAGTCCACTCAATAGTTGGTAGGATGTCGGCGGGGAGCAGAACCGCAGGCCGACGGAGTGGTCCTCGACGGCGGGGACCATAACGCAAAGACCTTGCGAGTCAACGGGTTTCCGAGCCTAAAGATTAATGGTTCCGTTCGTCCGCTCTAGACATCGAGATCAGTAACGAACTCGGCATTCGCCTGGATGAAATCGAACCTGCTCTCCGGCTTGTTGCCCATGAGGCGGTCAACCGAAGAACGCGTATCGAGTCGATCCTGCAAGACCTTGACCTGCAACAGTGTTCGCGTCTTGGGGTTCATGGTCGTCTCGCGCAGGTGCGCGAACGGCATTTCGCCTAAGCCCTTGA
The sequence above is a segment of the Paradevosia shaoguanensis genome. Coding sequences within it:
- a CDS encoding 3-phosphoshikimate 1-carboxyvinyltransferase, yielding MTLTTNSLRAVTIVPPQGPLYGRVTPPGSKSITNRALLLAALAKGRSVLTGALKSKDTILMSAALRQMGVEVNEPNETTFEVISSGRLKAPGKPLFLGNAGTAVRFLTAAAATVDGAVIVDGDEHMRKRPIAPLVAALRSLGIVANAPTDCPPVTIQGRGSFGSGRVEIDAGLSSQYVSALLMAAPLGDGPIEIALTGPDIGARGYVNLTVAAMKAFGAEVDQKDEATWFVLPTGYHATDFAIEPDASAATYLWAASALTGGDIDLGVPMEAFTQPDAEAARYISMFPNLPPVIDGSQMQDAVPTLAVLAAFNKTPVRFVGISNLRVKECDRISAVATELSRIRPGLGTEEGDDLIVASDPSLAGQTLPADIETYADHRIAMSFALAGLKINGITILDPDCVGKTYPGYWDALRSLKVDVKPA
- a CDS encoding GGDEF domain-containing protein; translated protein: MSEQEFKRAFGYANTALDLLHRGRIPPYPQFYELLYTYATGANPQLNARINAIFQSGATPDHDLATKLYDEFLKAHDAHERLNSVSERMSHRIEAVHDAIDAALGNANSFSATLQSVTDGISDAISPEALREMARQLLAETQRMQDTNHKLEQKLEAARDDLSALQRDLDEARKESMLDPLTKIFNRKCFDEGLTKAMAEAATYGEPLSLVMIDIDQFKQFNDTYGHQTGDQVLRLVAMTLKSNIKGKDLAARYGGEEFAAILPSTDYAAALHVAENVRKALQAKELLKRSTNEKLGRITASFGVASYRPGDTPSSLLERADRCLYAAKHSGRNCVVGEIGLAAPEHAEKRDPQEAA
- a CDS encoding SUF system Fe-S cluster assembly protein, which produces MTEEAETKVEAATPDAPVRIETVHTSNSLPEDEVARITADLIGALKTVYDPEIPVDIYELGLVYKVDLDDNRNLTIDMTLTAPGCPVAGEMPGWVQNAASAVEGIQDVTVNMVFDPPWTPDRMSEEAQVALNWW
- a CDS encoding HesB/IscA family protein, which gives rise to MPFKIMSLSDAAAERIREIMEDSDEPVIGVRVGVKNAGCAGMAYTLNYLKEPVPGDDHVAEKGVDVYVEPKATLFLLGTVMDYKESKMSSGFTFDNPNKTGECGCGESVQLKPADLKALAEARAQV
- a CDS encoding DEAD/DEAH box helicase, encoding MTQDFSGLGLSSKVTDAVAAAGYTKPTDIQAQAIPHVLQKKDLIGIAQTGTGKTASFVLPMLTLLESGRARARMPRTLILEPTRELAAQVHENFEKYGKNHRLSVALLIGGVSFEEQNKKLDRGADVLIATPGRLLDQFDRGRVLLTGVDILVIDEADRMLDMGFIPDIERIISLLPPRRQTLFFSATMPPEIQKLTARFLRDPVKVEVARQNSTAETIDQRLVKTGNKPEDKRETLRQQLRAAENLTNAIIFSNRKRDVATLARSLQRHGFSVGALHGDMDQKSRMETLEQFKNNKLTLLVASDVAARGLDIPAVSHVFNFDAPTHAEDYVHRIGRTGRAGRSGVAVTLVAPSDAKHIDAITKLIQREIPYVDGKPAAAARDNSAQDEAKPARPSRSRSRRGSAPAEDVKISKPEKEEAAPSSPRKSKAPRPDKVTGVDANSPFGTEGPVPAFLLRSTGR